In a genomic window of Kwoniella newhampshirensis strain CBS 13917 chromosome 8, whole genome shotgun sequence:
- a CDS encoding 60S ribosomal protein eL31 encodes MAPTTKERKTRTPRSALHDVVTREYTIHLHKRVHDLSFKKKAPKAIKSIVEFAQKSMGVNDVRISPGLNQAVWARGIRSPPRRIRVRLERKRNDDEGAKEKLYVLASVVEGVTSFKGLQTVVVEGDE; translated from the exons atg GCTCCCACCACCAAGGAACGAAAG ACCCGAACCCCCCGATCGGCCCTCCACGATGTCGTGACCCGGGAGTACACCATTCACCTCCACAAGCGAGTGCACGACTTGTCATTCAAGAAGA AGGCTCCCAAGGCCATCAAGTCCATCGTCGAGTTCGCTCAAAAGTCAATGGGCGTGAACGACGTCCGAATCTCCCCGGGACTCAACCAGGCCGTCTGGGCACGAGGTATCCGATCCCCTCCTCGACGAATCCGAGTCCGactcgagaggaagaggaacgacgacgagggCGCCAAGGAGAAGTTGTACGTTCTTGCGAGTGTCGTCGAGGGCGTTACCAGcttcaag GGCCTTCAGACCGTCGTCGTTGAGGGTGACGAGTAA